One Hippocampus zosterae strain Florida chromosome 4, ASM2543408v3, whole genome shotgun sequence genomic window carries:
- the tmem9b gene encoding transmembrane protein 9B has protein sequence MQGVFLLRTFVFVCVLLLSEVTAKNSEDIRCKCICPPYREIEGQIYKQNVSLKDCNCLHVVEPMPVDGKDVEAYCLRCECKYEERSSGTIKVTIIIYLSILGLLLLYMVYLTLLEPILKRRLFGHSQLIQSDDDVGDQQPFANAHNILSRSHSRPNMLNKVEHAQQRWRRQVQEQRKSVFDRHVVLS, from the exons atgcaggGTGTGTTTCTTCTACGgacatttgtctttgtgtgtgttttgcttctAAGCGAAGTGACAGCGAAG AATTCTGAAGACATCCGTTGCAAGTGCATCTGCCCACCATACAGAGAAATCGAGGGACAGATCTACAAGCAGAATGTGTCTCTTAAAGACTG TAACTGTCTGCACGTAGTGGAACCAATGCCGGTGGATGGAAAAGACGTGGAGGCTTACTGTTTACGTTGTGAGTGTAAATATGAAGAGAGAAGCTCAGGCACTATTAAG GTCACTATCATCATCTACTTGTCCATTTTGGGCTTGCTGCTTCTCTACATGGTCTACCTGACGCTCCTGGAGCCCATCCTGAAAAGACGTCTGTTTGGTCACTCGCAGCTCATTCAAAGTGACGATGATGTTGGG GACCAGCAGCCTTTTGCAAACGCTCACAACATCCTCTCTCGCTCACACTCTCGACCCAACATGCTGAACAAGGTCGAGCACGCCCAGCAGCGCTGGAGGAGGCAAGTCCAGGAACAGAGAAAGTCTGTGTTTGACCGTCATGTCGTCCTCAGTTAA